TAATAGTCAATCAGTTGTAAACTCTTCTATCAAGCTCTCTTAATACATTGGCAACGGATTGTACCTCAACCTGCATGCCTCTAGTAGTAAGTTTGCCTACTAAAGTACTGAAATCAACAGAATTGAATTTTTTATGCCTTGAAAGTGTTTTGTAAGCATCAGCACAAGGAATAAACATAGTACCATTGTTAGCCATATGCATCATAGTGGAAGTAGGCGTAGAAGGGTTAGTGGTGTCCAAAGGAGTAGAAGGATTCATGCTAGtggctgaagaagaaagtggAGGTAAGTCTCTTGGGGAAGCAGCATTAGAGGTAGAGCCTGCACTTAAACTTGTTCCAGAGTAGGCACTGGAGTTTGGTACAGAGTCAGAGCTCGAACTTCCACTTCTTGAACCTCCTCTCTCGTTAGATTCTTTGCCTTTATTCGCAACGGTTGTACAAAATAATGTTGACATTGGATCCGTTTGACATTGCAGGCATGCACCAGGGTTACCTGTACACCCCGACTCAGAATTGCTGTTGTTTCCAGCATTAGAAGGAATACCTGTTGGGTTACTACTTGTTGGAGTTCCTATCGTGGGGGTCATAACAGTCGGGACTGCTCCTGGggtcaagttggtgatatctcTAATTCCCACAGACGGACCTGGGTGCATCACCGGTAAGGAGATCTTCCTTatggaagaagacatcTGAATTGGGGGCAAAGTCTGgtcatcaaagtcatcgCTGTCATCGTCGTTATGGAGGTCACTATCATCATGGTCATTGGAGGTATGGTTTAATGATTCGTTCAATCGAGCAGCTTCTTTGGCAGCCTCTCTGCAGACACAGGGAGTATCATCTGAACAAAATCCACAGTTATCAACAGGTGAACTTTCGTCAAACTTAGAATCTGCCGAGACTGATTGTTCAGAAACtgttttcttgaaatctGGCAAAGCCCTCTTATTGAATTTCCTGGTGAAATCGATTTCTTGAGTAGTCGACTTCCTCTTTAATGAAACAGCTTGCATgggtttgaacttggaaaggGTTTCCTCCAAGTTGTGATTATGAGAGTGTGGATGAGTCTTTTCTTTTATCCCAATAGACTCACATATACAATCATCTTTCATACAAACACCACAGTCAAACTCATTATTGTGTTCTTCGATCTTCGGAGTTCTTCCTATGGATACCGAAGCTTTTGAATATCTCTTGAAGTTAATACCCAAAACTGGAGGAGAATCAGCTGAAGCAGAAGGAGCTGGGCTAATTTGTTGCACTGAATATATGGAAGCGGTGGGAGAATTTGACGCTAAATTTGTCGGCGATTTAGCCAGCACACCACTATGGACCATACCTGTTGCACCATAGATTCCAGTACTGGAACCGGCAGAGCTTGGAGTGGGACCGCTGCCGGATGGTCTTTTAATCGAATGAACCTCAGCTTTTAATTGCTCGAGACTCTTGATTAAGTATTGgttctccaacttcatcttATTGATGGTGTTTATCAACCCCATCTCCTTGACATCACGCTCCTTTTCAACCTCCAATAACTTAGATTCGAGTTCCTGGACTCTTGTggctcttctttctctgaAGGCTCTTTGGGCAGCTCTGTTTTGAGCTTTCCGTTTGGAGGCAGGAGTATCAACACTTGGTTTTCTACCCGGCTTGGGCCTAGGGGGTAAAACCCACTCTCTAGAAGTCATTATGCTAGTGCTTGGAGTACTTACTGAGCTGAAAGGAGCCGTTGTGGTAGGGGGTCTCAACTTGACCAGGACAGGAGGAGAGGCAGCTGAGGGGCTATTTTCATTGACGGACGGGGAGGAAGCCACCAGGGCTGGGCTAGGCCTACCAACGACTTGCCTTGGAGCAATCACTGGCTTCGACATGGGGGAAATCAGCTTGCTGTgtttcaaattcttcttctacaAAAAAAGGCAGAATATAAAAGGATGAATaaaaaagaacaagaaaaaaataCTTGAACGAGAATCTGAAGACGAAGCAGCCAATGAGCAATTTATAAAGACTTTAATAATCAAATAGTCTTCACACGACAAAGGAAAATTAGCCACTACTGTGAACCTGCAGTGTAGAGAAAAGGATGCCTTCAGTCAGGATTGTTTGGTCTAATGCGTTCAGGTCCCCTGTTCAAGTGAAATTTTTTATCTTTTTCATCAGTGCAGCCAATTAGAGACCCGCGTAGTCGGACATTCGGGTAATCATTTGATAGATCAAAAATGCACTTTCCTCATTTGTATACTTTTTTGGGTTGACACCAACAAAGAGACCCAGTGGGTTCCAAATAACTTGATGCATCAAAGTAGGTTGGAGCAACAAGTATTGAATTAATTTctaacttgaagaatgaaTACTGATCTGTAAATGGCTGGAATCTTTGCTGGCACCAGGTCATACTATAATTTGTGCATGTCATGATCCTTCGTATAACCCAATAATTGACGTGTGACAGTTCAGGAACAGTTTAGCCCTTGACTTGTTGTATGCTTGAGTATTTTTGGGGGTGGTGTTCGGTTCCACCGCGGCAAAAGGGAGAGATTTAGTActtttcgcagccattAGGTTCTACTTGGAGCTTAACTCGGGTGCTGGTTTAACTATATACATTTATACAAGTCTTTTGTCACGTTTCACTTCTTGGAGGTAGAAGCTTGGGCACCAGATGATGCATCAGCAGCCTCAGCAGCCGCTCTTTCACTTTGGATTCTAGCAATATCTTCTGGAGTTGCGGCTCCTTCAGTAATCCATTTATTTAAGGTCTTTTTACCAAATTCATCCTTCATTCTTTGCTCTTCTTCTAAAAACTTCTGGGCATTCTCTTGCAAGTATTTCTGGAAATGTTGATACTGTAATTGTCCATGCTCTCTGATGACATCCAAAGGCATTTTTGGTTCCTTATTGATCAGGTTCGAAGGAACTCCCATTAGCTTAGCCAAAAAGTTTCCTGCGTTAGGTCTATTAGTGAAAAGATGCTTGTTCTCTTGCTTCCATTTGGTCctcaacttgttttcacGTTCCTGATATTCTTCGATCAATTTATATTTATCACT
The sequence above is drawn from the Yamadazyma tenuis chromosome 3, complete sequence genome and encodes:
- a CDS encoding uncharacterized protein (EggNog:ENOG503NYAH; COG:K), producing the protein MTSREWVLPPRPKPGRKPSVDTPASKRKAQNRAAQRAFRERRATRVQELESKLLEVEKERDVKEMGLINTINKMKLENQYLIKSLEQLKAEVHSIKRPSGSGPTPSSAGSSTGIYGATGMVHSGVSAKSPTNLASNSPTASIYSVQQISPAPSASADSPPVLGINFKRYSKASVSIGRTPKIEEHNNEFDCGVCMKDDCICESIGIKEKTHPHSHNHNLEETLSKFKPMQAVSLKRKSTTQEIDFTRKFNKRALPDFKKTVSEQSVSADSKFDESSPVDNCGFCSDDTPCVCREAAKEAARLNESLNHTSNDHDDSDLHNDDDSDDFDDQTLPPIQMSSSIRKISLPVMHPGPSVGIRDITNLTPGAVPTVMTPTIGTPTSSNPTGIPSNAGNNSNSESGCTGNPGACSQCQTDPMSTLFCTTVANKGKESNERGGSRSGSSSSDSVPNSSAYSGTSLSAGSTSNAASPRDLPPLSSSATSMNPSTPLDTTNPSTPTSTMMHMANNGTMFIPCADAYKTLSRHKKFNSVDFSTLVGKLTTRGMQVEVQSVANVLRELDRRVYN